A stretch of DNA from Methanogenium sp. S4BF:
ATTCCGCAGTGGAATCCGAGTGAGCGAGTATAGAATTCAATTGTTTTCTTCATGTCACGTACAGCAAGCAGGGGAGAGAGATCACCCATTTTTTATTTCCTCCTTTCGGGTATGGCAGAGAATAAGATGCCTGGTATTTATACGGTTTTGCCTGCTGCTTCTGTCCGGCAGAAATGCGGGAAGCCCGTGCAGGATGATTGTCCGGTGCTGGCATGAGGGGGCAGGAAGGAGGTGTTTGTCGCCTGTACCGGTATCATTGTACGGATCATTGCACGGGTTTTGACTTGTTTTGAACCGTATTCCCGGCATCTGACCGCGAATGATTATTTGGGATCACTTTATATTCTGTTTATGCCACCCTATGTCATGGAAGGGGCAGGCGGGAAAGAGGAAGTCCTGTTGGTTGTCTACGATGCAGACAGCGGATTTTTGAGAGAGTTAAAGAATTATGTCCATAAAGCTGTTTCACCGTCAACCCATCGGTGCGTGCTGTGCGGACTAACCTATGGAAGCACGGGCATAAGTCCGGACTGGAAGAAATTTCTGAAGGGCCTGGATATCAGCGTTGAACTTCTGCACCGTGACGAGATGGCTAAAAAATATCCTGCTGCAGGGATCCGGCTTCCGGCTGTGTTCATAAAATCCGGTCCATCCCTGAACCTGGTAATGGGTGCAGGAGAGATCGTATTATGTAAGAATCTGGAGGAGCTGATGGATCTGCTGACGTATAAGCTGAAGCACCGGAATGAAATGAAGACTGTGCAATAATCGTTTGAGTGCACGGTGTCCCTTACTCCTGTAAATCTGACCGTTTAAACACGGATGAAGGTTTTTGTGGATGAACCGGATGCTGCTGCATCCTCCGGGAGGGTTTTTTCAGTTTCATCCGGATTTCAGAATCGAACCTTGTGCCGAAGAATTGTGATATGTGTCTCTGTCACAGAATCGAACTGATAATCTCAGGCAGCTCCCGCACCGAACCGATTGTCCTGTAGGGTACAATGCCGCTTTGTTCAACCCGGTGACGATCGTATTTCCCGGTTTGGACAAGGATTCCTTTTATACCCGTTCTCTGTGCCCCTCCGATATCGGTTTGAATGTCATCTCCGACCATCAATGCCTCAGAAGGGGTAATCTTCATCGATTCAAGTGCCTTTTCAAAAAATGCCGGCGAAGGTTTTCCGATAAGGCGGGCCGATACTCCGCCTGCATATTCAAGTCCGTATACAAACGGCCCTGCAGAGAGGGACAGTCCGTCGGTATCCATCCAGTAGCGATCCTTTTCGAGAGCAAAAAACGATGCGCCGTTTACAAGTAGCCTGAATGCGGTATTGAGGGAGGCATAGTCAAAATAATTCCCTGCATCACCCACCACAACGGCATCGGCACCGGAAATCGTATGTGTGATTCCATCAACCAGTAAATCCCTTTTTACATCGCTCTCTGTCAGGAAGAAGCATTGCTGCATCTTCTTTTCCTTTAATATGGAAACAAGGGCCGCTGCCGGGGTGAATATGAACTCTTCGGGTATGTCGAGTCCGTACCGGTTCAGTTTGTCAGAGATGGATGCACGGGATTTCCGTGTGGTATTTGAGATGCACCGGAACGGGATCTCATTCTCGTTCAGAAACCTTAGTGTATCCCCGGCCCCGGGAATCGGAGAATCGCCGGTATACAGGACGCCGTCAATATCAAGAAGCACTCCTTTTATGCTCGTCATTTATATCCCTCCCTTCCTGAAACCTGACTCCGGAAGAATCCGTATGCGATGTATGGACTTTGCCTCTATACTACTTCAATGACGGTGGGACAGCCATCCCTTTTTCGCTGTGACAGAAAGCCGTATGTCTCCAGTGGAATTCATCCCTCAGACTCCTTCTGAAGCCGAAATGCCTTCCTGTCTCCCCACAGACGGATCTCAAACCCCATCCACCGAACCCATGAACCGCTCCTTAATCTCAGCCGGTGAGAGGGGGATGTTCTTTACGTCGGCATTGCCGGGCTTCAGGAGGACATGAATGAAGCATGGGCCCCTTCCTCTGGTTTGGAATGCACGTGTCAGTTCATCTGCGGTGTGCACCTTGCAGGTGGTGGTAAGCCCTGCTGCAATGGCATACAGTTCCATATCAACGCCGCTCCAGGCATGGGTCATCTGGTTGCCGGTGCTCCCGAATGCCCCGTTGTCAAGGCATATGATGGTCAGGTTTGCGGGTTTTTCTGCAGCTATTACCGGAAGAATCGCTGTCCCGAGGAGGCTTCCGTCTCCGTCAAGAACAACAACATCGCGTTCGGTGCCAAGGCTGATGCCGAACCCGAGCGGTGATGCCTGCGTGTAGCTTCCGAGCATGTAGAAGTTTTTTGGCCTGTCCGATGCGGCGTAGAGCTCCTTTCCCGGCACACCGATGTTTGATACGACCAGTTCATCATCCAGGAGGCCCGCAACGGCCCTGATGGCGTCCGCCCGTGCCATCACCGGCTCCGGTATCGTGCGGGTGTACCGGAATGCCACATCCCGCGTGCGGGCAGGAAACTCTGATTTGTTCAGTGAACAGCGGTCGCATTCCCAGACCCGGGGTGAGAGCAATGCCACATGCGGGCGGGACCGGGTATATGCATCCCGGATCACATCCCTGATTCGGTCGAGTTCAGATGGGTGGGAGATGATAGTGTATGGAATGCCCAGCACGTCGAGCAGACCCGGGATGTGGCTGTTAAAGGGCACCTGTGCTGCGATCTGCTCCTGGTAAACCCCCCGCCAGCTGGCGAGGATGGGCAGCGGAAGGCGGTAGAACATGGTCAGGGACATCATGGCATTGAGCATATTCCCCAGACCTGAACTCTGGATGTGCACCACCGGCTTTTTCCCGGTGAGGCAGAGGCCTGCACACAGCCCGACCGCGTCCTCCTCCCGGAGAATTGTAATCGTCTTTGCAGACTGCTCCAGGAGGGAGCAGAGCTCCTTTGTCCGGTCACACGGGAGGACGACTGTCATGTCAATTCCCTCATCCGAGAGGATTTCAAGCACCCGCTCTTCAGGCAGAGGGTTACCATGCCTGTTTTTTTTATCCCGTGGTATTTCAGGCATGGATTCTCCGCAGATGGGTGTTCACCCAGGCTTCAAGGTCGCCTCTGATCGCGTCCATTGTCTCTCCCGTCTTCACCCGGAACAGGGGTTCCACCGGGAACTGCTGTTTATCTTCACGCACGCGGCGGTACCCGCCGCCGGTGATGTTGAGCAGAACACAGTCGTCCTTTCCGACAGTGCCTGCCTCTACGGCCCGGATGAGGGAGGCCACGCAGACAGACGCCGCCGGGTCGAGGTCAATCTCCTCTGTGTCAACGAATATCTTCTCCGCCTCTCTGGCTGCGGCATTGGTAATCGCGTCCATTGTCCCGTTCGTTGCAAAGAGGGCATCATAGACGCCGCCTTTGACGGAGTACGGCGGCTCCCGGTTGGTCAGGACATCGGCATAGACCTGACTGACAGCATGGCGGGCATCCGGCATATCTCTTTCAGGGATGATGTCCCGTCTCCCGTCCTGCCATGCGTGGGTCATCGGTACAAATGGTTCGTTCTGAGACAGCTGCAGGCGCGGCAGGGTCGTTCCAAACCGTCCGTCGCCAATCAGGCGCATCGCCGCTTCCCATGCGGCAATGCCGCCTGTTCCACTCCCGACCGCCTGGAAATAGACATCCGGCAGCCGCCCTGCCGTCACAGCGCCGTCAAGCATCACGGTCCCCATGCCATCCCGGCGGGCGACATTCCGTGCACCGCCCTCTGCGACAACCCCGGGAAGGTGGCAGACTGCATTGCCGAAATTGATTGAATCGGTATAGTCACCTTCCACCGTAATCAGGCAGACATGTTCGGTGGGTGCGGTTGTCCAGAGCCTTTCTGCCGATGACTCCGGCACTACGACAACCACCGGGGCGCCGCTGAGCGCTGATACCTGACAGAACGCCCGTCCGGTGTTTCCTGCCGAGGAGATCTGGAGGATCCCGTGTCCCTTCTCTCTCATCCGGACGGTGGTGGGCAGTGCCTCCAGCTCCTTGAACGAACAGGACTCGATGTGTGCACCCCGCTCCGGCCAGTAGCCGGAAAAACCGATATACAGATTGGAGAGCCCCAGTTCACGCGCCAGTGCTTCGCTTTTGTATGTGACGGGGCCCGCATCAGACGGCAGATGACTCTCTACCGGAAGCCACTCGGAGTATCTGAATATCCCCAGATAACTCTGGATCTGCAGGTGCCTTTTCTGGTAGTATGCCCTGATAAGCCCGGTGCACCCGGCAGGGCAGTTATTCGTATACCGGTCAGGGATGATTCTTCCGCAGTCCGGGCATTTAAGGACATATTTTTCCGTCATATTACTCGCCTCTTAATATTTCCGTTTCACATTCTGGCTTTTGTTCAGAGCATTCGTCATCCGCTCGCCTCATTTCTGCCTGCATCGTTCAAAAACTCCCGGATTCCTTTGCTTTGTCCTGGCTCCTGCTGCCGCTCTCACAGGCGTATGTCCTCCACCCTGATGTGCATCCCCGATGCCTTGTTCAGGATCATATTTACGACACCTGTGTGCCCCAGATACATCATACAGAACCCCGGCAGAAATTTATGTCTTTTGCCGAACACCGGTTCGTGGTTTACCGTTTTTGCAATCCCCTCAAAACCGGCGATGTGGTATGCCTCGAGATCCCGGTATTCCCGCCCACGCGAGAACTGCGGGCCAACCACATGGGTGGTGATGACACCGCTGACGGGGGACGCGTCAATCACTCTTAATACATGCTGCACCGGACACCCGGCCCCCATCGGTCTGCCAACCACGATGTCCCCTTCTGCTATTTCCCATCTTTCGACAAGATCCGGCCGAAACGGGACAATTATTTTCCGTGCGGATATCTCACCCGGCAGGGGTTCAAGGATGAAATCATACGGTTCACCATGAATATCAGAACCGTTGTACACCGTTTCATGGGGGTGGCTCTTTCCAGCGAAACTCTGCCTGAAAAACGGGCAGTCCTCATTGAATTTTGTTCCCTCTTCGACCTGTTTCAGAAAGTCCGCACAGGTCTTCGCACCGCATGCGGCGCAGTCTTTTCCCGGGGGGGTCCAGTCCATATGCTAATCCCCCCGGTAGAGGTAATCCGCCCCGTCCAGTTTTCTGACCACACCGAAATGCTTCTGCCACCCGATATCGGTCTTGCCGATACAGATTGTGCACACACCCAGCGGCGGTGCCCCCCTGAGGGTGATTGCTTCAGGGCTGGTGATATCGGGGCACTCTTCAATTGCACGGAGCAGATACCGCATCCCGGTCCCCTGCACGGCATTTGTTTCGATGATGTCAATGTCCCTGTTCACCTCCCGTATCCGTTCACGGAACACCTCTTTTTCTGCCTGTGATACGAGATCTGTCCGGGTTACGACCGCCATGTCGGCAAGGGCTATCATGGGCGCCATCTTGAGCGGGGTGTTGATGCCGTTGACCGCACTGGTCACGACGATGCCCAGTGACTGGGTGGTATAGGGTGAACACCTCAGGCAGAGTCCGGCACTCTCGACAATAAGGATGTCTGCTGCTTCCTCCTCTGCCCATTCAATAGCGTCGTTCATGACCATGACACCTGCATGATCCGGACAGAGGTCTCCTGAGTAGACCTTCTTTGTCGGGATGCCAAACTCCCGGTTCAGCTCCTCATCCTCAAATGCCCGTGTGACATCAATCTTCAGATACGCGATGGTGTGCAGATTGCCGGTATTTCTGATGATCTGTTTTACAACGGCAGTCTTGCCGCAGGATGGCGGCCCGGCAATGATGATCAGTTTCATGTGAATCCCTGGTCAGAGATCATTTCTCCTGCACGAATCTGTTCACGCATCCGGTACAGGACCCTGTCAAGTTCGATCACCTGTTGAAGTGCCATATTTTCTCTTCCGTTCGGTTCAAGAACGTTCGTGACCGCACCGTTTT
This window harbors:
- a CDS encoding TIGR01458 family HAD-type hydrolase, with the translated sequence MTSIKGVLLDIDGVLYTGDSPIPGAGDTLRFLNENEIPFRCISNTTRKSRASISDKLNRYGLDIPEEFIFTPAAALVSILKEKKMQQCFFLTESDVKRDLLVDGITHTISGADAVVVGDAGNYFDYASLNTAFRLLVNGASFFALEKDRYWMDTDGLSLSAGPFVYGLEYAGGVSARLIGKPSPAFFEKALESMKITPSEALMVGDDIQTDIGGAQRTGIKGILVQTGKYDRHRVEQSGIVPYRTIGSVRELPEIISSIL
- the comE gene encoding sulfopyruvate decarboxylase subunit beta; the encoded protein is MPEIPRDKKNRHGNPLPEERVLEILSDEGIDMTVVLPCDRTKELCSLLEQSAKTITILREEDAVGLCAGLCLTGKKPVVHIQSSGLGNMLNAMMSLTMFYRLPLPILASWRGVYQEQIAAQVPFNSHIPGLLDVLGIPYTIISHPSELDRIRDVIRDAYTRSRPHVALLSPRVWECDRCSLNKSEFPARTRDVAFRYTRTIPEPVMARADAIRAVAGLLDDELVVSNIGVPGKELYAASDRPKNFYMLGSYTQASPLGFGISLGTERDVVVLDGDGSLLGTAILPVIAAEKPANLTIICLDNGAFGSTGNQMTHAWSGVDMELYAIAAGLTTTCKVHTADELTRAFQTRGRGPCFIHVLLKPGNADVKNIPLSPAEIKERFMGSVDGV
- a CDS encoding cysteate synthase, coding for MTEKYVLKCPDCGRIIPDRYTNNCPAGCTGLIRAYYQKRHLQIQSYLGIFRYSEWLPVESHLPSDAGPVTYKSEALARELGLSNLYIGFSGYWPERGAHIESCSFKELEALPTTVRMREKGHGILQISSAGNTGRAFCQVSALSGAPVVVVVPESSAERLWTTAPTEHVCLITVEGDYTDSINFGNAVCHLPGVVAEGGARNVARRDGMGTVMLDGAVTAGRLPDVYFQAVGSGTGGIAAWEAAMRLIGDGRFGTTLPRLQLSQNEPFVPMTHAWQDGRRDIIPERDMPDARHAVSQVYADVLTNREPPYSVKGGVYDALFATNGTMDAITNAAAREAEKIFVDTEEIDLDPAASVCVASLIRAVEAGTVGKDDCVLLNITGGGYRRVREDKQQFPVEPLFRVKTGETMDAIRGDLEAWVNTHLRRIHA
- a CDS encoding (Fe-S)-binding protein, which gives rise to MDWTPPGKDCAACGAKTCADFLKQVEEGTKFNEDCPFFRQSFAGKSHPHETVYNGSDIHGEPYDFILEPLPGEISARKIIVPFRPDLVERWEIAEGDIVVGRPMGAGCPVQHVLRVIDASPVSGVITTHVVGPQFSRGREYRDLEAYHIAGFEGIAKTVNHEPVFGKRHKFLPGFCMMYLGHTGVVNMILNKASGMHIRVEDIRL
- a CDS encoding GTP-binding protein encodes the protein MKLIIIAGPPSCGKTAVVKQIIRNTGNLHTIAYLKIDVTRAFEDEELNREFGIPTKKVYSGDLCPDHAGVMVMNDAIEWAEEEAADILIVESAGLCLRCSPYTTQSLGIVVTSAVNGINTPLKMAPMIALADMAVVTRTDLVSQAEKEVFRERIREVNRDIDIIETNAVQGTGMRYLLRAIEECPDITSPEAITLRGAPPLGVCTICIGKTDIGWQKHFGVVRKLDGADYLYRGD